Part of the Chitinivibrionales bacterium genome, TTTTCACTGCTGAATCCGGAAAAATGCGCTCGATCGAGCCGTTCCTCTTTATTTCGGTGTAAAACGGTCGCGTCGCCAATACCAAGCACTGAGGGATCCACGACAAAATGGAGTATCTTAGCGCGCTCCAAGGCAGTAAAAGTGGTATGGATCATGCCGTCGGAGGTCTGTATCACTGCCGAATAACTTCCCGGATTAATCCGTTCCAGGCCATTGGGCGGGAAATCATCAGGCGTCATGAATTCCACCATTTTGGTCCAGTTCAAGCCATTGTCACTGGCATAGAGGCTGATCCCCGCCCTTCTGCTGCTGTGGCTGTTGGCGATCAGTACATGTTTGCCGTTTTCAAGTGTGACGCCGTCAAAGCCGGTGCCCCCGCGAGTCGGGGAATAGATCGCGTCGGGAGAATCGGGAATTACCGACAGACTCGACCAGGTGTTGCCGCTGTTTTCGCTGAAAGCGGAAAAGGGATATGCCGGCGATGACGCCCCACCCCGGCAGAGAATCTGGTATTTCCCGTTGCCATGGTTCAAAATGGTCGGCTGAATACAGCCCCATTCCGTATTATTCCCTTCCACGCTCAGGTCTCCGGTTTTACTCCATCCGGTGCCGCCGTCATACTGGCCTTCCGGCGCTTTTTCCATGTGCACTTTCCAGGTATGGCCGCTCTCGGTGCTTGACCCCATAAGAAGCGTGCCGTCAGGGAGCTCAACCGGTTTGTTCTTGATCGGGCCCAGATAACCCGAGGGAAGCTGCTTGCTCGATGACCAGGTGATACCATTGTCGCTTGAGGTTTTCACGTACCCTCTCCATGAACT contains:
- a CDS encoding T9SS type A sorting domain-containing protein — protein: MSIRCLLFHAAATALLYSFFAYSIPSIPENQHASVTVAEEVPGTISESHSSTLVEANDGSLVVAWYQASGGETGAKIYLNRKTASGWGNRVKVGDDGNTNRNPVLFQPSNGPMLLYYHVGDDISSWRGYVKTSSDNGITWSSSKQLPSGYLGPIKNKPVELPDGTLLMGSSTESGHTWKVHMEKAPEGQYDGGTGWSKTGDLSVEGNNTEWGCIQPTILNHGNGKYQILCRGGASSPAYPFSAFSENSGNTWSSLSVIPDSPDAIYSPTRGGTGFDGVTLENGKHVLIANSHSSRRAGISLYASDNGLNWTKMVEFMTPDDFPPNGLERINPGSYSAVIQTSDGMIHTTFTALERAKILHFVVDPSVLGIGDATVLHRNKEERLDRAHFSGFSSEKIEIYSLDGRNINKSLNTAKQSLSGGVYLLKVASKNGHSVHNKMIIQ